Part of the Muntiacus reevesi chromosome 8, mMunRee1.1, whole genome shotgun sequence genome is shown below.
GCTGGTCACACAACTGTGTCCAGCAGCCAGGCGGGGACTGGGTGTGTGCACCGGAGCGTCAGTGATACGTCCTCTCTCCACAGCTCAGCAGTGGATGTCCCAGGGCTTGAACACTAACCTGTTactccagtatctggcctggGTCACCTACCCCGTCGTCCTCATCACTTTCTCTGCCGGATTCACACAGATCCTGGCTCCTCAGGCTGTTGGTACaataggagagaaagagagggcgGAGATGGGCCTACTGAAACAGGCACATCCAGTGACTCTTCTGGGATTGTGCACCCCCTGCCCCAGGGTCCGGCATCCCCGAGATGAAGACAATCTTGCGGGGAGTGGTGCTGAAGGAATACCTCACCCTCAAGACCTTCATAGCTAAGGTCATCGGGCTGACTTGTGCCCTCGGCAGTGGGATGCCCCTTGGCAAAGAGGTCAGTGCAGATTGGGGAATGAAGGAGTCCCTTCAGTCCCAGGGGAGGACGAAGCTGGGCCAACATCAGGGTGTGCCCCAGCCCCACTCACCACCTGCCTCTACCTCCCAGGGCCCTTTTGTGCATATCGCAAGCATGTGTGCCGCCCTTCTCAGCAAGTTCCTCTCGCTGTTTGGGGGCATCTACGAGGTAAGGGGGACATTGGGGGAAGGTATAGGGGTGGGGTggactgctgagcccacgctaATGCCGACTCCCCTTCCCACCACTCTTCGCCAGAATGAATCCCGGAACACAGAGATGCTGGCCGCCGCCTGTGCTGTGGGGGTGGGCTGCTGCTTTGCGGCTCCCATTGGAGGTGGGCAGAGAGGgtcagccccagcccagcccttgGGTCAGAGACCATGGGACCCAGGCCTCAAGGGGcactctccctgcccccaccccccgcaggTGTGCTATTCAGCATCGAGGTCACCTCCACCTTCTTTGCTGTGCGCAACTACTGGCGGGGCTTCTTTGCTGCCACCTTCAGTGCCTTCATCTTCCGGGTCTTGGCCGTCTGGAACCGTGATGAAGGTGGGGGAACCTGGCTCAGGAGGCGAGCCCTGAAATGGTGCAGATGAGGTGGGGCCCTCCAAGGCTacacccacctccctctgctgCTCTGCTTCCCTTCAGAGACCATCACAGCTCTGTTCAAAACCCGGTTCCGACTTGACTTCCCCTTCGATCTCCAGGAGCTGCCAGCCTTTGCTGTTATTGGGTGAGGAGCTGAGGGAGCTGAGGTGTGGGAGAGGAGGAGGTGAGAGAAGGAAGACCTCCTTTTACGCGGGTGCTTCTTCTCTCTCCAGTATCGCCAGTGGTTTTGGGGGAGCACTTTTTGTCTACCTGAACCGGAAGATTGTCCAGGTGATGCGAAAGCAGAAGACCATCAACCGTTTCCTCATGAAGAAGTGAGTTGATTCTTCTTTGGGTTGTATGAAGGTCATTCCCTTGGTGGTGAGAAGGGGAGGCGTGGTAACAAGTGAGATGGCAAATAGTGGCCCAGTCAAAAATGGGcagtcccaaaaaaaaaaaaaaaaaaaaaaaaaatgggcagtcCCTGGAGGAAATTGTCCAATGGTGTTTTCCAGACTGAacattttgacttttatttaaaTTACCTGAAAATGGCCACTTTTGAATTTCTAGTCAGTTGCAGAGGGCATTTTGGATCAAAGACTAAGGTTTCCTGTAGGCCCTTGAGTTGGCCCAGATAGCAGTGCCCCCTGAAGAACGTTTGAGTCTTagttcttcctcctgctctcacagttgagaccccaaggactgggagctgggaggcttGAGATGTGATTTCTCTTGGGACTGATATGCTTCAGGGAAAGGGCAACCTGCTCCCTTGGCACCTTCAGTCAGCTTCATGAGTAACCCTAGCTTTCCCCAACAACACCTTCACTCTTAAGTCACCACAGagagacagaagcagaagctTGAGGGTAAGGGGAGGAGTCACAGCTTTAGAGGTGCCCACAGAGGGCTGGGGGGATGGATTCTCCGCTGCTGCTACCTACTTAAGGAGTGAGGAGCCGAAAGAAAGACATCAGATGGCCTGGATGGCCATCACCTCAGGGCCGTCGTGTCATGAGCGGCAAAGAGGGCTTTTTCTCAGAACTGTGTGCTTTCATGTAAGAGCCAAGGCTCTGCTGTGACCTTAGCTGTAAGGTATGTGAGGGCACCCAAGCCTATCACCAGCCTGAGGTTGGTATTTGATGCTGtgaaacctacatctcttagACGCCTGCTCTTCCCGGCTCTGGTGACTCTACTCATCTCTACTCTGACCTTCCCCTCTGGCTTTGGACAGTTCATGGCCGGACAGGTAACCCCAGGCAGAACAGGAATATGTACCTTTTCTTGGGATATATCCCTTCGAAAGCCAATAGCCCTTGCTTGCCTATGGGCCCCTTCCCTTTCCATTCTATCTGTCCCCCCAGACTGAGGCACCCTGTTCACCTACAGCTGTCACAGAAAGAGACATTGGTCACCCTGTTTGACAACCGGACGTGGGTCCGCCAGGGTGTGATGGAGGAACTAGAGCCACCTGGAACCTCACAGGCCTGGAACCCACCACGGGCCAACGTCTTCCTCACCCTGGTCATCTTCATTCTCATGAAGGTGGGGCTCCTTACATATGTATAGCCAACACAGGCTTACTAGGTGTCAGGCACTGCTCTAAGCACTTTCCATATATTAACCCCTTTAAGCCCCACAGCAATGCTATGAGAAAGGTAATAGTAGTACCCTTGTGTTAAAGGTGGAAAgttgaggcacaaagaggttatAAGTAAttggcccaaagtcacacagctagataGGAAAGTGAGGAGCTGAACCCAAGCCAACTGGTTCCAAAGTCCTCCTTTTCCTCACCTCTGGGGGATTCTGAGATAACTGGGACATTTGTGCCTGACTGATAAGTAAGGTAGGCTTCTGGGGTGGAGCTGGGGGCTGCCTGGGGCCAGGTGGTGCCTCTACCTGTTTGAATGACTTCCTGCCTGCAGTTCTGGATGTCTGCACTGGCTACCACCATCCCAGTGCCCTGTGGGGCCTTCATGCCGGTGTTTGTCATTGGTGAGTCCTCAGCTGCCTGTTCCAGCCTGTATCCTCTGGCCACCCCTTGGTCATCCCGTCTCTGCCTGGGAGCGGGTTTTGGTCCAGCCCcagccccaacccccacccctgcagGGTAGTCCCCTGCACTGAATGACCCACcggccccttcccccaccctctgaCCCTCTCTCTTCCTAGTgtccctgccctccccctccactACCTGTTTCTcttcccacccccctccctgAAGGAGCAGCATTTGGGCGTCTGGTGGGTGAAAGCATGGCTGCTTGGTTCCCTGACGGGATTCACACAGACAGCAGCACTTACAGGATTGTGCCTGGAGGCTATGCAGTTGTAGGTGAGTACTCCAGGTCTCTATTCATTTTGGAAAACCCCTGACTGGGCCATAGGGCCTGAGGCTCTAGTGCCCCCTGCTGGTAGAAACCCTCAGATGCACAGGCCCACTCCCCAGGATTACACAGGGCAGCCCTGAGGGTCCTGCccagagttggggggggggggtggtcttcTGGGGCCTGGGCACCCTGAGGAGACTGAAGGTGGCTGTCCCCAGGGGCGGCTGCGCTGGCAGGAGCAGTGACGCATACTGTGTCCACGGCCGTGATCGTGTTCGAGCTCACAGGCCAGATCGCCCACATCCTGCCTGTTATGATCGCCGTCATTCTGGCCAATGCCGTTGCCCAGAGCCTACAGCCCTCACTCTATGACAGCATCATCCAAATCAAGAAGCTGCCCTACCTGCCTGAGCTGGGCTGGGGCCGCCACCAGTACGGAGGGCTGGGTGacaaggggggtgggggtgaggggcaggaGGTATCCTAGGACTCCATCACACACACCTCCAGCAAGTAAGGCTGGGAGACCAGTCACCCtgctgcctcctggccaaaaCTGCCCTTGTCCACTCCATGGGGAACTATGGCTGACCCACCTGATCAGAACGAAGGCAGAGGGTGCTCCTGGGTCCTCCACCCTTGTCCCCATAAGCCCTGGGGCCTTCCCCGTAACCCTGGGATGGTAGTACTCCTGGCTGCCCTCCCCATACTGACCACAAAGAGAGTGCCTCTCTCGGCCCTCAGGCAGTACCGGGTGCGAGTGGAGGACATCATGGTGCGGGACGTTCCCCACGTGGCACTCAGCTGCACCTTCCGGGACCTGCGGCTGGCACTGCACAGGACCAAGGGCCGCATGCTGGCCCTAGTAGAGTCCCCTGGTGAGCCAGGAGGGGGGACCAGGAATGAAGGTTATCTCCCAGCTcaggaagggggaggggtgggagctcAGGACCAGCCTCCTTGGTTCCAAAGGCAGTAAGCCAGCAAACCCGGCCAGGATTTCCCTTGGGTATGTGGCCTGTATCCAAGGTCCCCCACTGGGTGCAAGAGAAGGCAAGTGGGTAGGAGGGCCTCTCCCCGGCTCCTGAGTCTTCCCACCTGTTCTCTCCAGAGTCCATGATCCTCCTGGGGTCCATCGAGCGTTCACAAGTGGTGGCATTGCTGGGGGCACAGCTGAGCCCAGCCCGCCGCCGGCGGTACATGCAAGAGCGTCGAGCTGCCCAGACCTCTTCACCCTCTGATCAGGAGAGTCCCCCCAGCCCTGAGACCTCCGTTCGCTTCCAGGTAAGGGGGAAGACGTCATGGCAGGGCCACCCAGACTTTGTAAATGCCATCGTGTAGACTA
Proteins encoded:
- the CLCN2 gene encoding chloride channel protein 2, with amino-acid sequence MAAAAAGAAAEEGMEPRALQYEQTLMYGRYTQDLGAFAKEEAARIRLGGPEPWRGPPSPRAPPELLEYGQSRCARCRICTVHCHKFLVSRIGEDWIFLVLLGLLMALVSWAMDYAIAACLQAQQWMSQGLNTNLLLQYLAWVTYPVVLITFSAGFTQILAPQAVGSGIPEMKTILRGVVLKEYLTLKTFIAKVIGLTCALGSGMPLGKEGPFVHIASMCAALLSKFLSLFGGIYENESRNTEMLAAACAVGVGCCFAAPIGGVLFSIEVTSTFFAVRNYWRGFFAATFSAFIFRVLAVWNRDEETITALFKTRFRLDFPFDLQELPAFAVIGIASGFGGALFVYLNRKIVQVMRKQKTINRFLMKKRLLFPALVTLLISTLTFPSGFGQFMAGQLSQKETLVTLFDNRTWVRQGVMEELEPPGTSQAWNPPRANVFLTLVIFILMKFWMSALATTIPVPCGAFMPVFVIGAAFGRLVGESMAAWFPDGIHTDSSTYRIVPGGYAVVGAAALAGAVTHTVSTAVIVFELTGQIAHILPVMIAVILANAVAQSLQPSLYDSIIQIKKLPYLPELGWGRHQQYRVRVEDIMVRDVPHVALSCTFRDLRLALHRTKGRMLALVESPESMILLGSIERSQVVALLGAQLSPARRRRYMQERRAAQTSSPSDQESPPSPETSVRFQVNTEDQGFPAARGETHKPLKPALKRSPSNTVNVKESPTGNMEQAGIALRSLFCGSPPPESASELEKSGKCDKRKPKRVRISLASNSDLEGEMTPEEILEWEEQQLDEPVNFSDCKIDPAPFQLVERTSLHKTHTIFSLLGVDHAYVTSIGRLIGIVTLKELRKAIEGSVTAQGVKVRPPLASFRDSATSSSDTETTEVHALWGPRSRHGLPREGSPSDSDDKCQ